A window of Ardenticatenales bacterium genomic DNA:
CGCCGCCTGCCAGATTTCCTGAATACTGTACACGGCATCAATGCCGGGCGCGCCAAACACCGTTTGCGGCTGCGCCAGATCGACGCCGTGCGCCGCGTCCAGTGGGGCCGCCGCGGGTACGGTGTTGTTCACGGGGCGCAGGCCATGCGCCACGGCGCGGGTCTGTCCATCCGCGCCGGTCAGATAGTCGCGGAAAAGACGGGCGGCTTCTTGTTGCTGCGTGCCGGCATTTTCGTTCACGCACGCCGGATGAGCAGCCACAAACGTCCCTTCAAACGGGTAAACCGGCACAAGACCATCAGGTTCGGTGCTGCGCCCATATTGCAGAACGGTACTCTCGTACATAATGCCGGCACCGAGGAAAGTGGGGCCGCGCTCCGCCATCGTGCGCCCCAGGCTGTCCGTATCACTGCTAAACCAGGAAACGCCCCCCTCAAACGCGCCCACAGACGCCTGCACAATCGGCTGCTGAATATCTTGCGGCGAAACCGCTTCCGTTTTCGACTGCGCCGCCTGCACAAGAGCCAGCAGCGTACTCGCGCCCGTGGCCGACAGGCCAGGATGGGTGTGTCCCAGGCGCAGGGTTGCGCCATACTGGCCGCCGCTGTAGTACGCCCAGGCGGACGAATCCGCGGCCAGGCTACCAATGTCCAACCAGCCCAGGTCGCGCCCAGGCCAGCCGAGGGCCTCCGCCAGCGGTCGCCAGAGGGCGATCACCAGCGGGCTTTGTGCCACGCTAACGCAATCGGACTGGAAGGCGCCACCGCCCCGGTCGGCCAGAATGTTGGCCCAAACTTTGTCGTCAGGAATCCAGAGGGTGGGGTTGACTTGCCCATCACGCAGGTCAACGACAGCTTGCCCGGCCTCCGTGGCCGGCAGCAAGTTGATGTAGATGGGATCGCCGTCCGCGTTTTCGATGCCGGCAGCGTTGAAATCAGCGACGCTGTCGGCAAGCCAGGCGGTGAGGCTGGTGTTCGCCAGGATGTCAATCTGGACGGCATTGCGCGGGGGTCCATCGCTTTGGGTCAGGGTACAGGCAAATGCCGGCATCATCAACGCCACCACCAGCCACCACCAACCGCGAGATCTTTTTATCATCGCTCACATTCTCCTTCATATCCCACGTCAGCGTCCCACCGTGATCAGCGTCATCTCCACGTACCGGTCCTCCGCCTGTTTCACCGCGTCATCCGTATTGCGATGATCCTCCGGCGGAAGCTGCGCCGTCACAATAAAACGCGCCGGGTCAATCCCCTGCGAAACCAGGTAATCCACCACCGATTGCGCCCGCGCCTCGGCAAAATCAAGAATCTCCTGCTCCGCATACGGCGGGTCATTGGCCGGCCAGGCAGAAGAGCCCTTCACTTCCAGGAAAAGGCCGATACTCTGCGACAACGTGGGAATAACGCACTCATCCAGACGCCGGCGCGCCTCCAGCGTCAACTCCGTCGATTCCGGCAAGAAGTCGAACTTACGGCAGGGCAGCACCGCTAACGTCGTCGCCGCTTCCGTATCCACGCCGGAAAGGTCGAGCTGGGCCGAAATCGAAAAAGTATCGTTCACCGGTTTGCCATTGGCCTGCAGACTTGCTTGCTGCGCCGACCGCTCCACAAAGCGCGTATCCACGAGGTCTTGCACGTCGTAATCAGGAATTTGCAGGCCGGAAATGGAAATCGTCCAGACGCGCCGGGCAATCTCCAGACGGTTGTAAAGCGGCGTGGGGTCGCGCATCACAAACGCATTGTCGCCCAGGTCCGCCTGCGCCACGCTCTCCAGCCAGGCGCGCAAATCGCTGCTGGCCGTTTCCGCATAGACGAAGCTCCAATCGTTGTGTCCCCAGGCG
This region includes:
- a CDS encoding substrate-binding domain-containing protein — translated: MIKRSRGWWWLVVALMMPAFACTLTQSDGPPRNAVQIDILANTSLTAWLADSVADFNAAGIENADGDPIYINLLPATEAGQAVVDLRDGQVNPTLWIPDDKVWANILADRGGGAFQSDCVSVAQSPLVIALWRPLAEALGWPGRDLGWLDIGSLAADSSAWAYYSGGQYGATLRLGHTHPGLSATGASTLLALVQAAQSKTEAVSPQDIQQPIVQASVGAFEGGVSWFSSDTDSLGRTMAERGPTFLGAGIMYESTVLQYGRSTEPDGLVPVYPFEGTFVAAHPACVNENAGTQQQEAARLFRDYLTGADGQTRAVAHGLRPVNNTVPAAAPLDAAHGVDLAQPQTVFGAPGIDAVYSIQEIWQAARKDVNMVMLLDVSGSMRGSKMENMRQAAIQFVQQMGDEDYLTLIAFSDALNVVVDHEQVGTFREAIVAQIQGLEARGDTALYDAIGLGAERIAETTTPQTTNALVVLTDGLDTYSYRYSFDERLIDAAAANGTTVFTIAYGSDADETLLQELAQRTFGNFYLGNEASIAGIYEEMSAAFGGSLGVGR